The Prionailurus bengalensis isolate Pbe53 chromosome E2, Fcat_Pben_1.1_paternal_pri, whole genome shotgun sequence region AGAGTCCAGCCCCAGAGCCCTTCACCATTCAGACAAGCCCAGGAGACCCCAGCACGCTCCAGGCCGCAGTTCCCCATCTGTAAGCAGAAGCGGCTGAGGCCCGTCGGTCAGGTGTATGGGAATACGGGGAAGGAGGTTTTAGCAGCCATTTGACtgctgtgtcccccacccccatatttAGTGGGTGGGAGCCAAGAACATGAGTGCATCCCACAAGGAGTAACTCTCCCACAGCTGGGCCACATGGTCGCCAGATTCTATGGGGTGCTGACATTTGGGGGTTTACAGTGAAAATTATATGTCTGGCGGGCCCTCAGCCACATGTTTCACATGCTTGAACTAGCTCACCCAGTTCCCACAATTGCCCCTTGGAGCCGGTGTCATTTTCGTCCCCAGTAACCAAGAAGGGGAAGCATCAAAGTCTTGATTGAGCTTGAAATTCTGCCCTGTGAGACTCCGGAGAACGCCAAATGGGAACGTGTTCCAGGAAGATCCAGAATGGCATTAAACAGGAGTGAGAAAACTAAGCTGTAAATTGCCTGTCATGCTATTACTTGGTGATCTATCAGGCCCTGCTAGGGAGCACCTTGTGCCCCCAGCAGCGCCTGTTCAGTGGGGGCCAGGGGGCCAGTGCCTCAAGGCTGTAGCTCTCTGGGTCTCTGGCTGTGTGATTCCCATGGGGCTGCCTCTCACCCAGGGCCACCCTGTGAGGGATCCCCAGGGAGGAGGACCTCTGGGGTACCTGAGTTCCTGGGACCACGCTTCTCCAGAAGCCTGCACAGAATGAAGCCAACAGAAAAGGAGGGCCAGGAGGCTGAGAGACCAGAGCCTTCACTTCATTTGGGCCCCTGAGTCCAGCTGCTTCAGCTTCCTTGCCTTTTGATGCTTAAAGCAGTCTGAGCTGAGTTTCAGCCGCTTGCTGTGCAAAGAGCGGAGGGATACCGCCCTTTTCGTGGATGGCCCATTCATAGCTCCCAGGTGCGGAGAaagccccattttgcagacggGAAGATGTGAGGCTCAGAGCGGTCACATGGGTCAAGGTTACACAGCTGAGGAGTAAGCACTTGGAGCCCCACTCTCTAATGTTCTGCGGACCACCGCGCTGTGAAGAGAACACTCTGCCCCTCGGGTTTCCCCTTCTCCAGCTCCGAGTTGTCGCGGAGCACCCTGGGGACAGCCTGCCCCTTCCTGGTCTCCGCACCctggcacacatacacacacagacacaggttTGGCTGCGAGAGTGTCTGGAGTTTAATCTCGTTGCGGCGGCCAGGAAGGAGGCGGTggccgctgctgccgccgcctcATCCACCCGGATTCTCCACGTTGCCCGCCGACGCGCCCGGTGCCGGCCCCTGATTCACAGTGAGGGCCGCGCGGGCAACTAGGGCGGCTCTCGGGAGGCCAGGTAGGCGGCCAGGGTCACCAGGGCGGCCGCATATGTGCACACGCCCAGCCCGACGGCGAGGACCCCCAGCAGGAAGGCGCGGCGGGAGGCAGCCCCTGCCCCCTGGACGTCCCCCTTGGCCCAAGCCTTGTTGGTCTGTGGAGGCGTTGGGCAGCGGTGACTCAGGCATCCCCTCATCCCACCCTGCTTCCCGCAGCCCCAGACCCTTCCCCGAGCCCCTCCCACGCCGGTACACCCACGCACTCATTCATAGATTCCAAAACCAGGGAGCCGCTACTGTGGTCGGGCACAGGGGAGACTGGCTgggtaataaaaatatacatctaTTACTCTATGCCACTGCTCTAACTCGTTGGGACCTCATGGTGAACCAGAGGGAagaattattcccattttacagatgaggcacagggaggttaagtgGCTTGTCCAAAAGTCTTAAGAGTGCCTCAGACCTAGGATTTGAGCTCAGGTTCTGAACCACCACTCTGGGCTTTCACTCTGAAACACTCATTTAACCCTTCAATGTTCCTATGTAGATCCTTCTCTCCACCTTGGTTTCCCCCCACATATATTACCTCTGCTTTGTTTTGAATGCACTTTTCTCTTACATCCAGCCCCCTCCCAGCCACACCCACAGACTGACCTTCTGGGCCAGGCAGAAGGCAGCGATGCCCACAGGCCAGAAACAGCAGAGCATGGAGAAGACGGCCAAGCCAAGGTGGTCGTGGGGTAGGAGCGGGGAGAGAAGGCTGCCCCCATCCCAGTCCGAGTCGCTGTCACTGGATGATGCATCCTATGGGTAGGAGAGGGCCTGGGTGGGCATCTCCACCTACCTTCCCTGCCCC contains the following coding sequences:
- the TMEM91 gene encoding transmembrane protein 91 encodes the protein MAVGENPSQSLSPVMDSPSLRELQQPLLAGVGCGPPIQKPGEPQLGPPFGETAFAESLRGWQLLPPPLPTVSAGLGEPGPPDLEDASSSDSDSDWDGGSLLSPLLPHDHLGLAVFSMLCCFWPVGIAAFCLAQKTNKAWAKGDVQGAGAASRRAFLLGVLAVGLGVCTYAAALVTLAAYLASREPP